A genomic window from Pseudomonadota bacterium includes:
- a CDS encoding chemotaxis response regulator protein-glutamate methylesterase, with protein sequence MNIKVLVVDDTIMYRKIIADVLKTIPGVEVVGTANNGKIALSRIKSLKPDLVTLDVEMPVMNGLETLVAIQQEKLDVECLMFSSLTERGGEITMKALELGAFDFVLKPDKETPEENLQYIQKELSRRLKVFGQQRQLRRLLRGKRPAVPARETVRKPEAASQVLQQTKARVKRTEKSIVVAIGISTGGPNALTAMLPWLPADLGVPVLIVQHMPPVFTKSLATSLDKKCALEVKEAVNGELVKKNTIYIAPGGSQMKIASGADVHSKIIRITDEPPENNCKPSVDYLFRSVAREYGSKATGVIMTGMGADGKLGLREMKSAGVVSIAQDADTSVVYGMPKAVAEAGLVDVVMPLDGIAAEIVKTV encoded by the coding sequence ATGAATATTAAGGTTCTGGTGGTCGATGATACGATCATGTACCGGAAAATTATAGCTGACGTGTTGAAAACCATTCCCGGGGTTGAGGTGGTGGGGACGGCCAATAACGGTAAAATTGCTCTGTCCCGAATCAAATCACTGAAACCTGACCTGGTGACCCTGGATGTGGAAATGCCGGTGATGAATGGGCTTGAGACCCTGGTGGCCATCCAGCAGGAAAAGCTGGACGTGGAGTGCCTGATGTTCAGTTCACTCACCGAACGGGGCGGCGAGATAACGATGAAAGCCCTGGAGTTAGGGGCCTTCGATTTTGTCCTCAAACCTGACAAAGAAACCCCGGAAGAAAACCTGCAATATATTCAAAAGGAGCTTTCCCGGCGGTTGAAGGTTTTTGGCCAGCAGCGTCAGCTGCGCCGCCTGCTGCGGGGGAAGCGGCCGGCGGTTCCAGCACGGGAAACAGTAAGAAAACCCGAAGCTGCAAGCCAGGTTCTCCAACAGACCAAGGCCCGGGTGAAACGAACGGAAAAGTCAATAGTGGTGGCCATCGGTATCTCTACCGGGGGCCCCAACGCTTTGACTGCCATGCTGCCGTGGCTTCCCGCTGATCTGGGAGTTCCGGTGCTGATTGTCCAGCATATGCCACCGGTTTTCACTAAATCTCTGGCGACCAGCCTGGATAAAAAGTGTGCTTTGGAGGTCAAAGAGGCGGTTAATGGCGAGCTGGTGAAAAAAAATACCATATATATCGCTCCCGGCGGCAGCCAGATGAAAATCGCCAGCGGTGCCGATGTCCACAGCAAAATCATCCGGATTACTGATGAGCCGCCGGAAAATAACTGTAAACCGTCGGTGGATTATCTCTTTCGTTCAGTGGCCCGGGAGTATGGTTCCAAGGCCACCGGGGTAATTATGACTGGAATGGGGGCGGACGGTAAACTTGGCCTGCGGGAGATGAAAAGCGCCGGGGTGGTAAGTATTGCCCAGGATGCTGATACGAGTGTTGTTTACGGCATGCCAAAAGCAGTTGCGGAAGCCGGGTTGGTGGATGTGGTGATGCCCTTGGATGGTATTGCCGCTGAGATCGTTAAAACGGTATAA
- a CDS encoding chemotaxis protein CheW gives MSGNNQTPQTVEVKAAAAAAEDTIQLACFVIDELLCGVDINWVQEINQNLAVTQVPLSPDYVLGIMNLRGRIVTVINLGKKVGLAPCKIGDKSRVIIVDRDDEYIGLLVDGIKDVVTISVSEITHPPANIDIDKGTFFSGACKLGDALISILDVEAVLAEEKKGEKG, from the coding sequence ATGTCTGGAAATAATCAGACACCGCAAACAGTGGAGGTTAAAGCTGCTGCCGCTGCTGCTGAGGATACCATCCAGCTTGCCTGTTTTGTCATCGATGAATTGCTTTGTGGTGTCGATATCAATTGGGTTCAGGAGATCAACCAAAATCTTGCCGTTACCCAGGTCCCCCTGTCGCCGGACTATGTGTTGGGGATCATGAACCTGCGCGGGCGCATCGTTACGGTGATCAATTTAGGCAAAAAAGTTGGTTTGGCTCCCTGTAAAATAGGTGACAAAAGCCGGGTGATTATTGTTGATCGTGATGATGAATATATCGGCCTGCTGGTGGATGGCATCAAGGATGTGGTGACCATTTCAGTTTCAGAGATTACACATCCTCCAGCCAATATCGATATTGATAAGGGAACCTTTTTCAGCGGCGCCTGTAAACTGGGGGATGCTCTAATCAGCATTCTGGATGTGGAGGCGGTGCTGGCCGAAGAGAAAAAAGGAGAAAAAGGGTGA
- a CDS encoding methyl-accepting chemotaxis protein, whose amino-acid sequence MKHSLPRGLRFKITFSLIVFFFIVISCLTIVNIINLKKNIIHEVHNTSRMMADTLMNGIRHPMAINDTGSINNQLRDINKNMAGVEVYIFDFNQQITYASEADRTGSSMGKQIASGTLSNGLKVMLESGKLDQEIFREKVQGKPVLTILQPILNEAGCYHCHGQSRQILGGMMIRTDVSAAYDTVNQARMKNILIGIVSVVLSAAFFFLIIGWMISKPLAQTIAMVREVAEGDGDLTKRLHADRRDELGELAAGINIFIENLQNMLRQIIGSIETMASSSTELNTISGQLATGADNTAGKANNVATAAEEMNANMSSIAAAMEEASVNANTVASGSEEMTATVGEIAKNAENAREIVGRAVSQGKSAASKIDELGKAAQEIGKVTETINAISSQTNLLALNATIEAARAGEAGKGFAVVAHEIKDLAQQTAAATGEIAGKIKGIQDSTGATVTEINEIARINDEVDSIVTTIATAVEEQASTTQEIAENIAQTSSGITEVNENVVQTTEVSGTIAKDIADVNESAGEMSNSSAQVRQSAEELSQLAEKLKELMGQFTV is encoded by the coding sequence TTGAAGCATTCACTACCCAGAGGACTGCGGTTCAAAATTACCTTCAGCCTGATCGTTTTCTTTTTTATTGTCATTAGCTGCTTGACCATCGTCAACATCATCAATCTTAAGAAAAATATTATACATGAGGTCCACAATACCTCCAGGATGATGGCTGACACCCTGATGAACGGCATTCGGCATCCCATGGCTATCAATGACACCGGGTCCATCAACAATCAGCTGCGTGATATCAATAAGAACATGGCCGGGGTGGAAGTCTATATTTTTGATTTTAACCAGCAGATTACCTATGCTTCCGAAGCTGACCGGACTGGTTCTTCAATGGGCAAACAGATTGCCTCCGGGACCCTCAGCAACGGCTTGAAAGTCATGCTGGAATCCGGCAAGCTGGATCAGGAAATTTTCCGGGAAAAGGTCCAGGGTAAACCGGTGCTCACCATTTTGCAGCCGATCCTAAATGAAGCCGGTTGTTATCACTGTCACGGGCAAAGCCGCCAAATCCTGGGCGGCATGATGATCAGAACCGATGTTTCCGCAGCCTACGACACCGTTAACCAGGCCCGCATGAAAAATATTCTTATAGGGATTGTCAGTGTTGTGCTGTCTGCCGCCTTTTTCTTCCTTATAATTGGCTGGATGATCAGCAAGCCTCTGGCCCAAACCATTGCCATGGTCAGGGAAGTGGCGGAGGGAGATGGAGACCTTACCAAGCGTCTGCATGCCGACCGTCGGGATGAACTGGGAGAACTGGCTGCCGGGATCAATATTTTTATCGAAAATCTGCAGAACATGCTGCGACAGATAATCGGGAGCATCGAAACCATGGCTTCATCGTCAACCGAATTGAATACCATTTCCGGCCAGTTGGCCACCGGGGCCGATAATACCGCCGGTAAAGCCAACAATGTTGCCACCGCCGCCGAGGAAATGAACGCCAATATGAGTTCAATCGCGGCGGCGATGGAAGAGGCATCGGTGAATGCTAATACGGTAGCCTCCGGCAGCGAGGAAATGACTGCTACCGTTGGCGAGATTGCTAAAAATGCCGAAAATGCCCGGGAAATTGTCGGCCGGGCGGTCAGCCAGGGCAAGAGTGCCGCCAGCAAAATTGATGAACTGGGAAAAGCGGCCCAGGAGATTGGCAAAGTAACGGAAACCATCAATGCAATTTCCTCCCAGACCAACCTGTTGGCTCTCAACGCCACCATTGAGGCGGCCCGGGCCGGCGAGGCCGGTAAAGGATTCGCGGTGGTGGCCCATGAGATCAAGGACCTGGCCCAGCAGACGGCGGCGGCTACCGGTGAGATTGCCGGTAAAATCAAGGGGATCCAGGATTCCACCGGGGCGACGGTGACCGAGATCAATGAGATTGCCCGGATCAACGATGAGGTGGACAGCATCGTGACGACTATTGCCACGGCGGTGGAAGAGCAGGCCTCCACTACCCAGGAAATTGCCGAGAATATTGCCCAGACCTCCTCGGGGATTACCGAGGTGAATGAAAATGTGGTCCAGACCACCGAGGTCTCGGGAACCATCGCCAAAGATATTGCCGATGTCAATGAATCAGCCGGCGAGATGAGTAATTCCAGTGCCCAGGTGCGCCAGAGCGCTGAAGAGTTAAGCCAGCTGGCGGAGAAATTGAAGGAATTGATGGGACAATTTACGGTTTGA
- a CDS encoding GxxExxY protein, translated as MHENGIGTIIVDCAIHLHQALGPGLLESVYEVILTDKLEKRGLLVERQVVIPIEFEGISFNEGFRADLIVEKKVIVELKSVEKINPSHKKQLLTYLKLTGLKLGYLLNFGDVLMKNGISRTINGIL; from the coding sequence ATGCATGAAAATGGAATAGGAACGATAATCGTCGATTGTGCCATACATTTGCATCAAGCACTGGGTCCGGGGCTCCTGGAAAGTGTCTATGAGGTTATTCTTACTGATAAACTAGAAAAAAGAGGCTTGCTGGTGGAAAGACAGGTAGTAATTCCCATTGAATTTGAAGGTATATCATTTAATGAAGGATTCCGAGCAGACTTAATTGTTGAAAAAAAGGTTATTGTTGAGTTGAAGTCGGTTGAAAAAATTAATCCATCCCATAAAAAACAATTACTTACTTATTTGAAATTAACTGGATTGAAACTGGGATATCTTTTAAACTTTGGTGATGTTCTTATGAAGAATGGCATAAGCAGAACGATTAATGGAATATTGTAA
- a CDS encoding protein-glutamate O-methyltransferase CheR, producing the protein MAKITAEEIKLLAKYIYNISGIYLDHDKGYLLEARLNPLLAAYKCPSFRDLYHRARADISRQLDKEVVNAISTNETLFFRDNKPFELLKNKIIPDLVDRRSAAAGQGKTKLRIWSAACSTGQEVYSIAISLLETLGDFRDYEISLLGTDISDEAVAKASYGMYGKFEIERGLSKQILQRCFNPAAGGWRIKDKIRSLAVFKKLNLMDSYAGLGSFDIIFCRN; encoded by the coding sequence ATGGCAAAGATAACCGCCGAAGAAATTAAACTGCTGGCCAAATATATCTATAATATTTCCGGTATTTATCTGGATCATGATAAGGGATATTTGCTGGAAGCCCGCTTAAATCCATTGCTGGCGGCTTACAAATGCCCCTCCTTCAGGGACCTTTACCACCGGGCCAGGGCCGATATCTCCAGACAGCTGGACAAAGAGGTTGTCAACGCCATTTCCACCAATGAAACCCTCTTTTTCCGCGATAATAAACCTTTTGAATTGTTGAAAAATAAAATTATTCCCGACCTGGTTGACCGACGCTCAGCTGCTGCTGGTCAGGGGAAAACCAAACTGCGGATCTGGAGTGCCGCCTGCTCCACCGGTCAGGAGGTCTACAGTATTGCCATTTCCCTGTTGGAAACCCTCGGCGATTTTCGCGATTATGAAATCTCCCTCCTGGGGACGGATATTTCCGACGAGGCGGTGGCCAAGGCCAGCTACGGCATGTATGGCAAATTTGAGATCGAGCGCGGACTATCGAAGCAAATCCTGCAGCGCTGCTTTAACCCGGCTGCCGGCGGCTGGCGGATAAAAGATAAAATTCGCTCCCTGGCCGTCTTTAAGAAATTAAACCTGATGGATTCCTATGCCGGGCTGGGAAGTTTTGACATTATCTTTTGCCGTAAT
- a CDS encoding cytochrome c family protein, protein MEGNQKRTKKYGIRIGLFIMLFLLGTGFRTSTYSQENSTYIGSEACNDCHEEAYASFNKYAKKRHSYKSIQQMRKGLTDTEFQECLLCHTTGYGQPGGFVSISQTPHLKNLGCECCHGPGSVHADSEDPDDIKGKLSVTDCETCHNSERVATFDYKPMIYGGAH, encoded by the coding sequence ATGGAAGGAAACCAGAAGAGAACTAAAAAATACGGCATCAGGATAGGTCTGTTTATTATGCTGTTCTTATTGGGTACCGGATTCAGAACCTCGACATACAGCCAGGAAAACAGCACCTATATCGGTTCCGAAGCCTGCAATGACTGCCACGAGGAGGCATACGCGAGTTTTAACAAATATGCCAAAAAACGACATTCCTATAAAAGCATCCAGCAGATGCGCAAAGGCTTGACCGACACTGAATTCCAGGAATGTTTATTGTGTCATACCACCGGTTATGGACAACCGGGAGGATTTGTCTCAATCAGTCAGACTCCTCACCTGAAGAATCTGGGTTGTGAGTGCTGTCATGGTCCGGGAAGTGTCCATGCCGACAGCGAAGACCCTGATGATATCAAGGGAAAATTATCTGTAACCGACTGTGAAACCTGTCATAATAGCGAACGGGTCGCCACCTTTGACTACAAGCCAATGATTTATGGGGGTGCACATTGA